One genomic window of Gallus gallus isolate bGalGal1 chromosome 34, bGalGal1.mat.broiler.GRCg7b, whole genome shotgun sequence includes the following:
- the DCTN2 gene encoding dynactin subunit 2 isoform X1 — MADPKYADLPGIARNEPDVYETSDLPEDDQAEFEAFAQELEELTSTSVEHLIINPNAAFEKFKDKRLGTDGVDFSDRISKSRTTGYESGEYEILGEGLGAKETPQQRYQRLQHEVQELIRDVEQIQSAVKESAAEEELTPMALARQLEGLKQQLVSCHLQKLLGPTAAIDFADPEGALAKRLQQQLEVAKCKKAAPAKSPPKAPAPTTDALTFELFWRPEQDQFSQTAKIAELEKRLAQLEAMVRCEPDSQNPLLVGLKGTSLVETVQILQAKVNILDAAVLDQVEARLQSVLGKVNEIAKHKAIVQDADTQSKIHQVYEMMQRWDHMASSLPDVVQRLLTLRDLHEQASRFVQVLVHLDTTQQEVAAALKDNTVLLAEVQKTMKENLAVVEDNFAEVEARIKRLQK; from the exons ATGGCCGACCCCAAATACGCGGACCTGCCCGGCATC GCCCGGAATGAGCCCGACGTGTACGAGACCAGCGACCTCCCCGAGGATGACCAGGCCGAGTTCGAGGCG TTTGCACAA GAGCTG GAGGAGCTCACCAGCACCAGCGTGGAGCACCTCATCATCAACCCCAACGCCGCCTTCGAGAAGTTCAAGGACAAACGCCTGGGCACCGATGGCGTGG ATTTCTCCGACCGCATCAGCAAGAGCAGAACCACTGGCTATGAGTCTGGGGAGTATGAAATT ctgggagaggggtTGGGTGCCAAGGAGACCCCCCAGCAGCGGTACCAGCGGCTGCAGCACGAGGTGCAGGAGCTGATCCGTGATGTGGAGCAGATCCAG AGCGCCGTGAAGGAGTCGGCGGCCGAGGAAGAGCTGACGCCCATGGCTTTGGCCCGGCAGCTGGAGGGGCTGAAGCAGCAGTTGGTTTCGTGCCATCTGCAGAAGCTGTTGGGCCCCACTGCCGCCATCGACTTCGCGGACCCTGAGGGTGCCTTGGCGAA gcgcctgcagcagcagctggaagtaGCCAAGTGCAAGAAGGCAGCGCCAGCAAAGagcccccccaaagcccctgCGCCCACCACTGACGCGCTCACCTTCGAACTGTTCTGGAGGCCAGAGCAGGACCAGTTCTCCCAGACTGCCAAG ATCGCAGAGCTGGAGAAGCGCCTGGCGCAGCTGGAGGCCATGGTGCGCTGTGAGCCTGACAGCCAG AATCCTCTGCTAGTTGGGCTGAAGGGCACCAGCCTCGTG GAGACCGTGCAGATCCTGCAGGCCAAGGTTAACATCCTGGACGCAGCTGTGCTGGACCAAGTGGAGGCCCGGCTGCAG AGCGTCCTGGGGAAGGTGAATGAGATTGCCAAGCACAAAGCGATCGTGCAGGATGCCGACACGCAGAGCAAG ATCCATCAGGTCTACGAGATGATGCAGCGCTGGGACCACATGGCCAGCAGTCTGCCCGACGTGGTGCAGCGGCTGCTGACGCTCCGGGACCTACATGAGCAGG cctcaCGATTTGTGCAGGTGCTGGTGCACCTGGACACCACACAGCAGgaggtggctgctgctctgaaggataacactgtgctgctggcagag GTCCAGAAGACAATGAAGGAGAACCTGGCTGTTGTAGAGGACAACTTTGCTGAAGTAGAGGCCCGCATCAAGCGGCTGCAGAAGTGA
- the DCTN2 gene encoding dynactin subunit 2, with protein MADPKYADLPGIARNEPDVYETSDLPEDDQAEFEAELEELTSTSVEHLIINPNAAFEKFKDKRLGTDGVDFSDRISKSRTTGYESGEYEILGEGLGAKETPQQRYQRLQHEVQELIRDVEQIQSAVKESAAEEELTPMALARQLEGLKQQLVSCHLQKLLGPTAAIDFADPEGALAKRLQQQLEVAKCKKAAPAKSPPKAPAPTTDALTFELFWRPEQDQFSQTAKIAELEKRLAQLEAMVRCEPDSQNPLLVGLKGTSLVETVQILQAKVNILDAAVLDQVEARLQSVLGKVNEIAKHKAIVQDADTQSKIHQVYEMMQRWDHMASSLPDVVQRLLTLRDLHEQASRFVQVLVHLDTTQQEVAAALKDNTVLLAEVQKTMKENLAVVEDNFAEVEARIKRLQK; from the exons ATGGCCGACCCCAAATACGCGGACCTGCCCGGCATC GCCCGGAATGAGCCCGACGTGTACGAGACCAGCGACCTCCCCGAGGATGACCAGGCCGAGTTCGAGGCG GAGCTG GAGGAGCTCACCAGCACCAGCGTGGAGCACCTCATCATCAACCCCAACGCCGCCTTCGAGAAGTTCAAGGACAAACGCCTGGGCACCGATGGCGTGG ATTTCTCCGACCGCATCAGCAAGAGCAGAACCACTGGCTATGAGTCTGGGGAGTATGAAATT ctgggagaggggtTGGGTGCCAAGGAGACCCCCCAGCAGCGGTACCAGCGGCTGCAGCACGAGGTGCAGGAGCTGATCCGTGATGTGGAGCAGATCCAG AGCGCCGTGAAGGAGTCGGCGGCCGAGGAAGAGCTGACGCCCATGGCTTTGGCCCGGCAGCTGGAGGGGCTGAAGCAGCAGTTGGTTTCGTGCCATCTGCAGAAGCTGTTGGGCCCCACTGCCGCCATCGACTTCGCGGACCCTGAGGGTGCCTTGGCGAA gcgcctgcagcagcagctggaagtaGCCAAGTGCAAGAAGGCAGCGCCAGCAAAGagcccccccaaagcccctgCGCCCACCACTGACGCGCTCACCTTCGAACTGTTCTGGAGGCCAGAGCAGGACCAGTTCTCCCAGACTGCCAAG ATCGCAGAGCTGGAGAAGCGCCTGGCGCAGCTGGAGGCCATGGTGCGCTGTGAGCCTGACAGCCAG AATCCTCTGCTAGTTGGGCTGAAGGGCACCAGCCTCGTG GAGACCGTGCAGATCCTGCAGGCCAAGGTTAACATCCTGGACGCAGCTGTGCTGGACCAAGTGGAGGCCCGGCTGCAG AGCGTCCTGGGGAAGGTGAATGAGATTGCCAAGCACAAAGCGATCGTGCAGGATGCCGACACGCAGAGCAAG ATCCATCAGGTCTACGAGATGATGCAGCGCTGGGACCACATGGCCAGCAGTCTGCCCGACGTGGTGCAGCGGCTGCTGACGCTCCGGGACCTACATGAGCAGG cctcaCGATTTGTGCAGGTGCTGGTGCACCTGGACACCACACAGCAGgaggtggctgctgctctgaaggataacactgtgctgctggcagag GTCCAGAAGACAATGAAGGAGAACCTGGCTGTTGTAGAGGACAACTTTGCTGAAGTAGAGGCCCGCATCAAGCGGCTGCAGAAGTGA
- the DCTN2 gene encoding dynactin subunit 2 isoform X4 encodes MADPKYADLPGIARNEPDVYETSDLPEDDQAEFEAELEELTSTSVEHLIINPNAAFEKFKDKRLGTDGVDFSDRISKSRTTGYESGEYEILGEGLGAKETPQQRYQRLQHEVQELIRDVEQIQSAVKESAAEEELTPMALARQLEGLKQQLVSCHLQKLLGPTAAIDFADPEGALAKRLQQQLEVAKCKKAAPAKSPPKAPAPTTDALTFELFWRPEQDQFSQTAKNPLLVGLKGTSLVETVQILQAKVNILDAAVLDQVEARLQSVLGKVNEIAKHKAIVQDADTQSKIHQVYEMMQRWDHMASSLPDVVQRLLTLRDLHEQASRFVQVLVHLDTTQQEVAAALKDNTVLLAEVQKTMKENLAVVEDNFAEVEARIKRLQK; translated from the exons ATGGCCGACCCCAAATACGCGGACCTGCCCGGCATC GCCCGGAATGAGCCCGACGTGTACGAGACCAGCGACCTCCCCGAGGATGACCAGGCCGAGTTCGAGGCG GAGCTG GAGGAGCTCACCAGCACCAGCGTGGAGCACCTCATCATCAACCCCAACGCCGCCTTCGAGAAGTTCAAGGACAAACGCCTGGGCACCGATGGCGTGG ATTTCTCCGACCGCATCAGCAAGAGCAGAACCACTGGCTATGAGTCTGGGGAGTATGAAATT ctgggagaggggtTGGGTGCCAAGGAGACCCCCCAGCAGCGGTACCAGCGGCTGCAGCACGAGGTGCAGGAGCTGATCCGTGATGTGGAGCAGATCCAG AGCGCCGTGAAGGAGTCGGCGGCCGAGGAAGAGCTGACGCCCATGGCTTTGGCCCGGCAGCTGGAGGGGCTGAAGCAGCAGTTGGTTTCGTGCCATCTGCAGAAGCTGTTGGGCCCCACTGCCGCCATCGACTTCGCGGACCCTGAGGGTGCCTTGGCGAA gcgcctgcagcagcagctggaagtaGCCAAGTGCAAGAAGGCAGCGCCAGCAAAGagcccccccaaagcccctgCGCCCACCACTGACGCGCTCACCTTCGAACTGTTCTGGAGGCCAGAGCAGGACCAGTTCTCCCAGACTGCCAAG AATCCTCTGCTAGTTGGGCTGAAGGGCACCAGCCTCGTG GAGACCGTGCAGATCCTGCAGGCCAAGGTTAACATCCTGGACGCAGCTGTGCTGGACCAAGTGGAGGCCCGGCTGCAG AGCGTCCTGGGGAAGGTGAATGAGATTGCCAAGCACAAAGCGATCGTGCAGGATGCCGACACGCAGAGCAAG ATCCATCAGGTCTACGAGATGATGCAGCGCTGGGACCACATGGCCAGCAGTCTGCCCGACGTGGTGCAGCGGCTGCTGACGCTCCGGGACCTACATGAGCAGG cctcaCGATTTGTGCAGGTGCTGGTGCACCTGGACACCACACAGCAGgaggtggctgctgctctgaaggataacactgtgctgctggcagag GTCCAGAAGACAATGAAGGAGAACCTGGCTGTTGTAGAGGACAACTTTGCTGAAGTAGAGGCCCGCATCAAGCGGCTGCAGAAGTGA
- the DCTN2 gene encoding dynactin subunit 2 isoform X2, whose amino-acid sequence MADPKYADLPGIARNEPDVYETSDLPEDDQAEFEAEELTSTSVEHLIINPNAAFEKFKDKRLGTDGVDFSDRISKSRTTGYESGEYEILGEGLGAKETPQQRYQRLQHEVQELIRDVEQIQSAVKESAAEEELTPMALARQLEGLKQQLVSCHLQKLLGPTAAIDFADPEGALAKRLQQQLEVAKCKKAAPAKSPPKAPAPTTDALTFELFWRPEQDQFSQTAKIAELEKRLAQLEAMVRCEPDSQNPLLVGLKGTSLVETVQILQAKVNILDAAVLDQVEARLQSVLGKVNEIAKHKAIVQDADTQSKIHQVYEMMQRWDHMASSLPDVVQRLLTLRDLHEQASRFVQVLVHLDTTQQEVAAALKDNTVLLAEVQKTMKENLAVVEDNFAEVEARIKRLQK is encoded by the exons ATGGCCGACCCCAAATACGCGGACCTGCCCGGCATC GCCCGGAATGAGCCCGACGTGTACGAGACCAGCGACCTCCCCGAGGATGACCAGGCCGAGTTCGAGGCG GAGGAGCTCACCAGCACCAGCGTGGAGCACCTCATCATCAACCCCAACGCCGCCTTCGAGAAGTTCAAGGACAAACGCCTGGGCACCGATGGCGTGG ATTTCTCCGACCGCATCAGCAAGAGCAGAACCACTGGCTATGAGTCTGGGGAGTATGAAATT ctgggagaggggtTGGGTGCCAAGGAGACCCCCCAGCAGCGGTACCAGCGGCTGCAGCACGAGGTGCAGGAGCTGATCCGTGATGTGGAGCAGATCCAG AGCGCCGTGAAGGAGTCGGCGGCCGAGGAAGAGCTGACGCCCATGGCTTTGGCCCGGCAGCTGGAGGGGCTGAAGCAGCAGTTGGTTTCGTGCCATCTGCAGAAGCTGTTGGGCCCCACTGCCGCCATCGACTTCGCGGACCCTGAGGGTGCCTTGGCGAA gcgcctgcagcagcagctggaagtaGCCAAGTGCAAGAAGGCAGCGCCAGCAAAGagcccccccaaagcccctgCGCCCACCACTGACGCGCTCACCTTCGAACTGTTCTGGAGGCCAGAGCAGGACCAGTTCTCCCAGACTGCCAAG ATCGCAGAGCTGGAGAAGCGCCTGGCGCAGCTGGAGGCCATGGTGCGCTGTGAGCCTGACAGCCAG AATCCTCTGCTAGTTGGGCTGAAGGGCACCAGCCTCGTG GAGACCGTGCAGATCCTGCAGGCCAAGGTTAACATCCTGGACGCAGCTGTGCTGGACCAAGTGGAGGCCCGGCTGCAG AGCGTCCTGGGGAAGGTGAATGAGATTGCCAAGCACAAAGCGATCGTGCAGGATGCCGACACGCAGAGCAAG ATCCATCAGGTCTACGAGATGATGCAGCGCTGGGACCACATGGCCAGCAGTCTGCCCGACGTGGTGCAGCGGCTGCTGACGCTCCGGGACCTACATGAGCAGG cctcaCGATTTGTGCAGGTGCTGGTGCACCTGGACACCACACAGCAGgaggtggctgctgctctgaaggataacactgtgctgctggcagag GTCCAGAAGACAATGAAGGAGAACCTGGCTGTTGTAGAGGACAACTTTGCTGAAGTAGAGGCCCGCATCAAGCGGCTGCAGAAGTGA
- the DCTN2 gene encoding dynactin subunit 2 isoform X5, whose protein sequence is MADPKYADLPGIARNEPDVYETSDLPEDDQAEFEAEELTSTSVEHLIINPNAAFEKFKDKRLGTDGVDFSDRISKSRTTGYESGEYEILGEGLGAKETPQQRYQRLQHEVQELIRDVEQIQSAVKESAAEEELTPMALARQLEGLKQQLVSCHLQKLLGPTAAIDFADPEGALAKRLQQQLEVAKCKKAAPAKSPPKAPAPTTDALTFELFWRPEQDQFSQTAKNPLLVGLKGTSLVETVQILQAKVNILDAAVLDQVEARLQSVLGKVNEIAKHKAIVQDADTQSKIHQVYEMMQRWDHMASSLPDVVQRLLTLRDLHEQASRFVQVLVHLDTTQQEVAAALKDNTVLLAEVQKTMKENLAVVEDNFAEVEARIKRLQK, encoded by the exons ATGGCCGACCCCAAATACGCGGACCTGCCCGGCATC GCCCGGAATGAGCCCGACGTGTACGAGACCAGCGACCTCCCCGAGGATGACCAGGCCGAGTTCGAGGCG GAGGAGCTCACCAGCACCAGCGTGGAGCACCTCATCATCAACCCCAACGCCGCCTTCGAGAAGTTCAAGGACAAACGCCTGGGCACCGATGGCGTGG ATTTCTCCGACCGCATCAGCAAGAGCAGAACCACTGGCTATGAGTCTGGGGAGTATGAAATT ctgggagaggggtTGGGTGCCAAGGAGACCCCCCAGCAGCGGTACCAGCGGCTGCAGCACGAGGTGCAGGAGCTGATCCGTGATGTGGAGCAGATCCAG AGCGCCGTGAAGGAGTCGGCGGCCGAGGAAGAGCTGACGCCCATGGCTTTGGCCCGGCAGCTGGAGGGGCTGAAGCAGCAGTTGGTTTCGTGCCATCTGCAGAAGCTGTTGGGCCCCACTGCCGCCATCGACTTCGCGGACCCTGAGGGTGCCTTGGCGAA gcgcctgcagcagcagctggaagtaGCCAAGTGCAAGAAGGCAGCGCCAGCAAAGagcccccccaaagcccctgCGCCCACCACTGACGCGCTCACCTTCGAACTGTTCTGGAGGCCAGAGCAGGACCAGTTCTCCCAGACTGCCAAG AATCCTCTGCTAGTTGGGCTGAAGGGCACCAGCCTCGTG GAGACCGTGCAGATCCTGCAGGCCAAGGTTAACATCCTGGACGCAGCTGTGCTGGACCAAGTGGAGGCCCGGCTGCAG AGCGTCCTGGGGAAGGTGAATGAGATTGCCAAGCACAAAGCGATCGTGCAGGATGCCGACACGCAGAGCAAG ATCCATCAGGTCTACGAGATGATGCAGCGCTGGGACCACATGGCCAGCAGTCTGCCCGACGTGGTGCAGCGGCTGCTGACGCTCCGGGACCTACATGAGCAGG cctcaCGATTTGTGCAGGTGCTGGTGCACCTGGACACCACACAGCAGgaggtggctgctgctctgaaggataacactgtgctgctggcagag GTCCAGAAGACAATGAAGGAGAACCTGGCTGTTGTAGAGGACAACTTTGCTGAAGTAGAGGCCCGCATCAAGCGGCTGCAGAAGTGA
- the LOC101751319 gene encoding uncharacterized protein LOC101751319 isoform X1 yields the protein MEPQWRWDGTTTVLGWNWDGNTTVLGWHWDGIGMAPKWDRNNTGVALGWHHNGVGMALGWHHNSVGMALGWHWDGTEMALGWNWDGNTTVLGWHWDGIGMAPQWCWDGIGMAPQQCWNGIGMALGWHRNGVGMELGWKHNGVGMALGWHWDGTTMVLGWHWDGNTTVLGWHWDGIGMAPQWCWDGTGMETQRCWDGIGMAPKWDRNNTGMALGWKHNGVGMALGWHHNGVGMALGWHQNGTRITWGWHWDGTTMVLGWHRDDIGMAPKWDRNNTGVALGWHHNGVGMALGWHRNGTRITWGWHWDGTTMVLGWHWDGNTTVLGWHWDGTEMGPE from the coding sequence atggaacCACAATGGCGTTGGGATGGAACCACAACAGTGTTGGGATGGAACTGGGATGGAAACACAACGGTgttgggatggcattgggatggcattgggatggcacCGAAATGGGACCGGAATAACACAGGGGTGGCATTGGGATGGCACCACAATGGTgttgggatggcattgggatggcacCACAACAGTGTTGGAatggcattgggatggcattgggatggcacCGAAATGGCGTTGGGATGGAACTGGGATGGAAACACAACGGTGttgggatggcactgggatggcattgggatggcacCACAATGGTgttgggatggcattgggatggcacCACAACAGTGTTGGAatggcattgggatggcattgggatggcacCGAAATGGCGTTGGGATGGAACTGGGATGGAAACACAACGGTGttgggatggcactgggatggcattgggatggcacCACAATGGTgttgggatggcattgggatggaAACACAACGGTGttgggatggcactgggatggcattgggatggcacCACAATGGTGTTGGGATGGAACTGGGATGGAAACACAACGGTgttgggatggcattgggatggcacCAAAATGGGACCGGAATAACACagggatggcactgggatggaaaCACAATGGCgttgggatggcattgggatggcacCACAATGGTgttgggatggcattgggatggcacCAAAATGGGACCAGAATAACAtggggatggcattgggatggcacCACAATGGTGTTGGGATGGCACCGGGATGATATTGGGATGGCACCAAAATGGGACCGGAATAACACaggggtggcactgggatggcacCACAATGGCgttgggatggcattgggatggcacCGAAATGGGACCAGAATAACAtggggatggcactgggatggcacCACAATGGTGttgggatggcactgggatggaaaCACAACGGTgttgggatggcattgggatggcacCGAAATGGGACCGGAATAA
- the DCTN2 gene encoding dynactin subunit 2 isoform X3, producing the protein MADPKYADLPGIARNEPDVYETSDLPEDDQAEFEAFAQELEELTSTSVEHLIINPNAAFEKFKDKRLGTDGVDFSDRISKSRTTGYESGEYEILGEGLGAKETPQQRYQRLQHEVQELIRDVEQIQSAVKESAAEEELTPMALARQLEGLKQQLVSCHLQKLLGPTAAIDFADPEGALAKRLQQQLEVAKCKKAAPAKSPPKAPAPTTDALTFELFWRPEQDQFSQTAKNPLLVGLKGTSLVETVQILQAKVNILDAAVLDQVEARLQSVLGKVNEIAKHKAIVQDADTQSKIHQVYEMMQRWDHMASSLPDVVQRLLTLRDLHEQASRFVQVLVHLDTTQQEVAAALKDNTVLLAEVQKTMKENLAVVEDNFAEVEARIKRLQK; encoded by the exons ATGGCCGACCCCAAATACGCGGACCTGCCCGGCATC GCCCGGAATGAGCCCGACGTGTACGAGACCAGCGACCTCCCCGAGGATGACCAGGCCGAGTTCGAGGCG TTTGCACAA GAGCTG GAGGAGCTCACCAGCACCAGCGTGGAGCACCTCATCATCAACCCCAACGCCGCCTTCGAGAAGTTCAAGGACAAACGCCTGGGCACCGATGGCGTGG ATTTCTCCGACCGCATCAGCAAGAGCAGAACCACTGGCTATGAGTCTGGGGAGTATGAAATT ctgggagaggggtTGGGTGCCAAGGAGACCCCCCAGCAGCGGTACCAGCGGCTGCAGCACGAGGTGCAGGAGCTGATCCGTGATGTGGAGCAGATCCAG AGCGCCGTGAAGGAGTCGGCGGCCGAGGAAGAGCTGACGCCCATGGCTTTGGCCCGGCAGCTGGAGGGGCTGAAGCAGCAGTTGGTTTCGTGCCATCTGCAGAAGCTGTTGGGCCCCACTGCCGCCATCGACTTCGCGGACCCTGAGGGTGCCTTGGCGAA gcgcctgcagcagcagctggaagtaGCCAAGTGCAAGAAGGCAGCGCCAGCAAAGagcccccccaaagcccctgCGCCCACCACTGACGCGCTCACCTTCGAACTGTTCTGGAGGCCAGAGCAGGACCAGTTCTCCCAGACTGCCAAG AATCCTCTGCTAGTTGGGCTGAAGGGCACCAGCCTCGTG GAGACCGTGCAGATCCTGCAGGCCAAGGTTAACATCCTGGACGCAGCTGTGCTGGACCAAGTGGAGGCCCGGCTGCAG AGCGTCCTGGGGAAGGTGAATGAGATTGCCAAGCACAAAGCGATCGTGCAGGATGCCGACACGCAGAGCAAG ATCCATCAGGTCTACGAGATGATGCAGCGCTGGGACCACATGGCCAGCAGTCTGCCCGACGTGGTGCAGCGGCTGCTGACGCTCCGGGACCTACATGAGCAGG cctcaCGATTTGTGCAGGTGCTGGTGCACCTGGACACCACACAGCAGgaggtggctgctgctctgaaggataacactgtgctgctggcagag GTCCAGAAGACAATGAAGGAGAACCTGGCTGTTGTAGAGGACAACTTTGCTGAAGTAGAGGCCCGCATCAAGCGGCTGCAGAAGTGA